Proteins from one Rhizoctonia solani chromosome 5, complete sequence genomic window:
- a CDS encoding Serine protease yields MAPYLSLCAVLSPYLHCLSRSGGCALPRGLMPGTEAVSSSRVQWATTQGRGLLCARYKTPAANRTPTLSNRLSMRGFTSYLVAALAALSLLGENVYATAIPRVEGDKRYIVLLKEETNRRTHMAWVDGQRAKITAGSLSVLSVTSSYNALNGYTAHLSDDRVAQLSKSPDVAMVVEDQRCEGYRGLKQTDAPWGISRVSRKTKLRRGSKVDKLNYVFERKPSGAGVDVYVLDTGVNTQHVDFGGRAGWGATFGPYNDTDGHGHGTHIAGTIAGKRFGVAKAASIVAVKVLGDDNSGWNTAGNSNRDAKDFSPARVPDVITVGATNIQDGRWVTSASVGSNYGPIVDVFAPGQDITSAWIGSDTATKRLTGTSMATPHVAGLVAYLLAVEGRRTPANMMTRIKQLAPDRLLSGIPPGTPNEIIWNGGV; encoded by the exons ATGGCCCCATATCTATCTTTGTGTGCTGTACTCTCGCCCTATTTGCACTGCTTGTCTCGTAGCGGTGGCTGTGCCCTACCCAGGGGCTTAATGCCAGGTACAGAGGCGGTGAGCTCTAGCCGTGTTCAGTGGGCAACCACCCAGGGTCGAGGCCTGCTGTGCGCACGCTATAAAACCCCCGCGGCAAACCGAACGCCTACCCTCTCAAACCGCCTCTCGATGCGCGGATTTACATCGTACCTTGTTGCAGCACTTGCTGCCCTATCCCTATTAGGGGAAAATGTCTATGCTACCGCTATCCCTCGAGTCGAGGGCGACAAACGATATATT GTCCTTCTCAAAGAGGAAACGAATCGACGCACTCACATGGCGTGGGTAGATGGACAGCGTGCCAAGATCACCGCCGGGTCTCTATCGGTGCTTAGTGTTACAAGCAGTTATAATG CGCTCAACGGCTACACCGCGCACCTTAGCGATGACAGAGTTGCACAACTTTCCAAGTCGCCCGACGTCGCTATGGTGGTCGAGGACCAACGCTGTGAGGGCTACCGCGGGCTCAAACA AACGGATGCACCCTGGGGCATTTCCCGTGTCAGCCGCAAAACGAAACTACGCCGAGGTTCAAAGGTCGACAAACTAAATTACGTATTCGAGCGCAAACCTTCCGGTGCTGGAGTGGACGTTTACGTTCTAGACACGGGTGTGAACACCCAACACGTCGATTTTGGTGGCCGAGCAGGATGGGGCGCTACGTTTGGCCCATATAATGACACCGATGGTCATGGACACGGGACCCATATCGCCGGTACAATTGCCGGGAAACGATTTGGCGTCGCCAAAGCTGCTTCTATCGTCGCAGTCAAAGTGCTGGGAGATGATAACTCGGGCTGGAATA CTGCAGGGAACAGCAACCGAGATGCGAAGGACTTTAGCCCGGCCCGTGTTCCTGATGTTATCACCGTCGGTGCTACCAACATCCAGGATGGCCGTTGGGTAACTTCTGCAAGCGTTGGGTCGAATTATGGACCCATAGTGGATGTGTTTGCGCCTGGGCAAGATATTACCTCGGCTTGGATTGGGTCCGACACAGCGACTAAACGACTGACAGGCACTTCAATGGCTACCCCGCATGTCGCTGGCCTTGTCGCCTATCTTCTGGCAGTAGAGGGTCGTCGCACGCCTGCAAATATGATGACCAGAATCAAGCAGCTCGCACCCGATCGTTTATTATCTGGCATCCCTCCTGGCACTCC GAACGAGATTATCTGGAATGGAGGTGTTTGA